A DNA window from Luteolibacter luteus contains the following coding sequences:
- a CDS encoding phospho-sugar mutase codes for MKDRAATIQREMSDLAALLDEALAASHILPATRKNIDLLLEGAATPLAEAAVRELVAAGEWEELNDRFFKTLAFGTGGLRGRTIGKVVTAAEQGKGGPNDRPEHPCFGTATMNFFNVSRAVRGLIAYAKRHVGTERKPKLVFAHDTRHFSRDFAEFCAKACADLGCDAYLFDSGRATPELSFAIRELRADAGVVLTASHNPSHDNGFKAYFNDGAQIVEPHATAIITEVNKIESEVYEALPEDQRGTVTAIGAEIDRRYMDRLKSLLMRPELLEGTKTRVVYTNLHGVGGVIIVPMLRELGFEVITVPEQDIQDGRFPTVESPNPENAPALKMAIDLANKESAEIVIGTDPDNDRMGVAVRDAQGAMRLLTGNQIGSLMAWYRAKTAFEIGWINDTTRARTLFVKTYVTTELQRAIADKFGIGVVDTLTGFKYIAEKLRKYEDAIPADKKGDYRSLDEATTRALRLEYSRFFLFGGEESYGYLGCDFVRDKDGNGAAVMFAEVAAYAKSVGKTLACLLDDIFREYGYHEERGKSIVMEGADGAMKISALATSYSRNPPTEIDGSAVSNIRDFATQDLFDAEGDALPKEKMLFVDLEDGRSFAVRPSGTEPKIKYYLYGKSAPTDDLLGARTKVGGSLDTLWAWIEADAKARLA; via the coding sequence ATGAAGGATCGGGCCGCTACCATCCAGCGCGAAATGAGCGACCTCGCCGCCTTACTCGACGAAGCCCTGGCTGCCAGCCACATCCTGCCTGCCACCCGCAAGAACATCGACCTGCTCCTGGAAGGAGCTGCCACCCCGCTCGCCGAAGCCGCCGTGCGCGAACTGGTGGCCGCGGGCGAGTGGGAGGAGCTCAATGACCGCTTCTTCAAGACCCTCGCCTTCGGCACCGGCGGCCTGCGCGGCCGGACCATCGGCAAGGTGGTGACCGCAGCAGAGCAGGGGAAGGGCGGCCCGAATGATCGCCCGGAGCATCCCTGCTTCGGCACCGCGACGATGAATTTCTTCAATGTCTCCCGCGCGGTCCGCGGCCTGATCGCCTATGCGAAGCGCCACGTCGGCACCGAGCGGAAGCCGAAGCTCGTCTTCGCCCATGACACGCGCCACTTCTCCCGGGATTTCGCCGAGTTCTGCGCGAAGGCCTGCGCCGATCTGGGCTGCGATGCCTATCTCTTCGATTCCGGTCGTGCGACCCCTGAGCTTTCCTTCGCGATCCGCGAGCTGCGTGCCGATGCGGGCGTGGTGCTGACCGCCAGCCACAACCCGTCCCACGACAACGGCTTTAAGGCATACTTCAATGACGGCGCCCAGATCGTGGAGCCGCACGCCACCGCGATCATCACGGAGGTGAACAAGATCGAGAGCGAGGTCTACGAAGCGCTGCCGGAAGACCAGCGCGGCACCGTGACAGCCATCGGCGCGGAGATCGACCGCCGCTACATGGATCGCCTGAAGTCGCTGCTGATGCGTCCGGAGCTGCTGGAAGGCACGAAGACCCGCGTGGTCTACACGAACCTCCACGGCGTGGGCGGCGTGATCATCGTGCCGATGCTCCGCGAGCTTGGCTTCGAAGTGATCACCGTGCCGGAGCAGGATATCCAGGATGGCCGTTTCCCGACCGTGGAATCCCCGAACCCGGAGAACGCACCGGCCCTGAAAATGGCCATCGATCTCGCGAACAAGGAAAGCGCGGAGATCGTGATCGGCACGGATCCGGACAACGACCGCATGGGAGTGGCCGTGCGCGATGCCCAGGGAGCGATGCGCCTGCTGACCGGCAACCAGATCGGCTCGCTGATGGCATGGTATCGCGCGAAGACCGCTTTCGAGATCGGCTGGATCAATGACACCACGCGTGCCCGTACGCTCTTCGTGAAGACCTACGTCACCACCGAGCTCCAGCGTGCGATCGCCGACAAGTTCGGCATCGGCGTGGTGGATACGCTGACCGGCTTCAAATACATCGCCGAGAAGCTCCGCAAGTATGAGGACGCGATCCCGGCGGACAAGAAGGGCGACTACCGCTCGCTGGATGAGGCGACCACGCGCGCGCTGCGCCTGGAGTATTCCCGCTTCTTCCTCTTCGGCGGCGAGGAGAGCTACGGCTATCTCGGCTGCGACTTCGTGCGCGACAAGGATGGCAACGGTGCCGCCGTGATGTTCGCCGAAGTTGCCGCCTACGCGAAGTCCGTGGGCAAGACCCTGGCCTGCCTGCTCGATGACATCTTCCGCGAATATGGCTACCATGAGGAGCGCGGCAAATCGATAGTGATGGAAGGTGCCGATGGCGCGATGAAGATTTCGGCGCTCGCCACCTCCTATTCGCGCAATCCCCCGACGGAGATCGATGGTTCCGCGGTCTCGAACATCCGCGACTTCGCGACGCAGGATCTCTTCGATGCGGAGGGCGATGCCCTGCCGAAGGAGAAGATGCTCTTTGTCGATCTGGAAGACGGGCGCTCCTTCGCCGTGCGGCCTTCCGGCACCGAGCCGAAGATCAAGTACTACCTCTATGGTAAGTCAGCCCCGACGGATGACCTGCTCGGCGCACGCACGAAGGTGGGCGGCTCCCTGGATACCCTGTGGGCCTGGATCGAGGCGGATGCCAAGGCACGCTTGGCCTGA
- a CDS encoding class I SAM-dependent rRNA methyltransferase has translation MRHLLEAAIAKRVPLRQPGTNALRLIDGEGDDLPGLELEDFAGRWLLSTRDRTPPREMVEWLREKKRSVYWKRLDQQQKESPAHLCGPEQDEPFPVLESGLSFEISFQSGYSQGIFLDQRDNRAELRGRLGAGTTLLNTFSYTGAFSVFAASAGATATTLDLAQPYLDWAKRNFELNGFDPAAHYFCKGDTFHWLARFAKQGRKFDGIVLDPPTFSRDKDGKVFRVEKDYGLLAKLAFDCLAPGGFLLASTNCRTLPPRAFEMQVRGATKRVVKTRLAPMPADFNGEPYLKSLWVDA, from the coding sequence ATGCGTCATCTGCTCGAAGCCGCCATCGCCAAGCGCGTCCCGCTGCGGCAACCCGGAACCAATGCCCTGCGCCTGATCGATGGCGAGGGCGACGACCTGCCGGGCCTGGAGCTGGAAGATTTCGCCGGGCGCTGGCTGCTTTCCACCCGCGACCGCACCCCGCCGCGGGAAATGGTGGAGTGGCTGCGGGAAAAAAAACGCAGCGTCTACTGGAAGCGGCTGGACCAGCAGCAGAAGGAATCCCCCGCTCACCTCTGCGGTCCGGAACAGGACGAACCTTTCCCGGTCCTCGAAAGCGGGCTATCCTTCGAGATCTCCTTCCAGTCCGGCTACTCGCAAGGGATCTTCCTCGACCAGCGGGACAACCGCGCCGAGCTGCGCGGGCGTCTGGGCGCGGGCACGACCCTGCTGAACACCTTTTCCTACACCGGGGCCTTCTCAGTCTTCGCCGCCAGCGCCGGAGCCACCGCCACCACCCTCGATCTGGCGCAGCCCTACCTCGACTGGGCGAAGCGGAACTTCGAGCTGAATGGCTTCGATCCCGCGGCGCACTATTTTTGCAAGGGCGATACCTTCCACTGGCTGGCGCGCTTCGCGAAACAGGGGCGCAAGTTCGATGGCATCGTGCTCGATCCGCCGACTTTCTCGCGGGACAAGGACGGCAAGGTCTTCCGCGTTGAGAAAGACTACGGGCTGCTGGCAAAGCTCGCCTTCGATTGCCTGGCACCGGGCGGCTTCTTGCTCGCTTCGACGAATTGCCGGACCCTGCCGCCGCGGGCCTTTGAAATGCAGGTGCGCGGAGCCACGAAGCGGGTCGTGAAAACGCGGCTCGCCCCGATGCCGGCCGATTTTAATGGCGAGCCGTATCTGAAGAGCCTGTGGGTGGATGCGTAG
- a CDS encoding Lrp/AsnC family transcriptional regulator: protein MSIDPLLQLLRRQARHSHQELAELLSLTEEEVRTRIAAWEKNGTILGYQAVVDAEQAGDNDVSAFIEVKLTPERGGGFDRLAMRIARFEQVVSCYLASGGYDLMVVVEGSDLREVARFVSEKLSTMDGVLSTATHFRLKTYKENGFVFEETAAPERLAVSP from the coding sequence ATGTCGATCGACCCGCTTCTGCAATTGCTCCGCCGCCAGGCCCGCCACAGCCATCAGGAACTCGCCGAGTTGCTTTCCCTGACGGAGGAGGAAGTCCGCACCCGGATCGCGGCGTGGGAAAAGAACGGCACGATCCTCGGCTACCAGGCCGTGGTGGATGCCGAGCAAGCAGGGGACAATGACGTCTCCGCCTTCATCGAGGTGAAGCTCACCCCGGAACGCGGCGGTGGCTTCGACCGCCTGGCCATGCGCATCGCCCGCTTCGAGCAGGTGGTGAGCTGCTATCTCGCCAGCGGTGGCTACGACCTGATGGTCGTGGTGGAAGGCAGCGACCTCCGCGAGGTGGCGCGCTTCGTCTCCGAGAAGCTGAGTACGATGGATGGCGTACTTTCCACCGCCACCCATTTCCGCCTGAAGACCTACAAGGAAAACGGCTTCGTCTTCGAAGAAACGGCCGCTCCGGAGCGTCTCGCGGTGTCGCCGTAA
- a CDS encoding thioredoxin family protein — MKTPIFAIVSLISVVLPATLQARTWKEAGSGRSVEGDYLRSEGDQVVLRKPNGTTFKIALSKLSEEDQKFVADQAAPKKEEAASSDKDVFKWETDFELAKQRAKAENKDILVDFTGSDWCGWCIKLKKEVFDKPEFQEYAAKKLIMVELDFPKRKELPAKEKEQNDKLAEKYDVQGFPTILLLNSKGREVNRTGYQEGGPEKYIEHLKKLLK, encoded by the coding sequence ATGAAAACTCCGATTTTTGCCATCGTTTCCCTGATTTCCGTCGTCCTGCCTGCCACGCTTCAGGCGAGAACCTGGAAGGAAGCCGGTTCCGGCCGCAGCGTGGAGGGTGACTATCTGCGCAGCGAGGGTGACCAAGTGGTCCTCCGCAAGCCGAATGGCACCACCTTCAAGATCGCCCTCTCCAAGCTGAGCGAGGAGGACCAGAAGTTCGTGGCCGATCAAGCCGCGCCGAAGAAGGAGGAGGCCGCCAGCTCCGACAAGGATGTCTTCAAGTGGGAGACCGACTTCGAGTTGGCAAAGCAGCGCGCCAAGGCGGAGAACAAGGATATCCTCGTGGATTTCACCGGCTCCGACTGGTGCGGCTGGTGCATCAAGCTAAAGAAGGAAGTCTTCGACAAGCCGGAGTTCCAGGAATACGCGGCGAAGAAGCTGATCATGGTGGAGCTGGACTTCCCGAAGCGGAAGGAGCTGCCCGCCAAGGAGAAGGAGCAGAACGACAAGCTGGCGGAGAAATACGATGTCCAAGGCTTCCCGACGATCCTGCTCCTGAACTCGAAGGGCCGTGAGGTGAACCGGACCGGCTATCAGGAAGGCGGCCCGGAGAAATACATCGAGCACCTGAAGAAGCTGCTGAAGTAA
- a CDS encoding peroxidase family protein, which produces MSPEDPTPPTGGCPYSHGSTAGTPPPRGCASRRHGSYPHDIVPPRSKYFDSGRFGRIFGELPPFASDTPQLRAGLIEIGKIGGIMDAQDNLADPKNLITDENLQVNNQNNPKMTAGMTFLGQFLDHDMTFDPTSSLERQADPEQIANFRTPTLALDNLYGAGPGGSPHLYDRTKPIKFLVEPIPDSGTPLRYDIPRNSQSIALIGDPRNDENLIVSQLHLAFLRFHNAVVDDFVASPAAAGLSMDEIFAEAQRIVRWHYQWIIVHEFLRLTCGASTVKDILKNGRKFYDWNKEPYIPVEFSVACYRFGHSQVRPSYRSNFTGASDGGQLFQFIFKATEDHSSPENDDLSGSARAKWRFIDWRTFFDFKDSNVRRNKKIDTKLSTPLFQLPGSVVPNPDPRTNPQSLATRNLLRHLTFSLPSGQKIAATMKAKLPSLTVMEDSDFEELKPYGMHNRTPLWYYILKEAEVQEAGEHLGSVGGRIVAEVFIGLLQGDKQSYLSQDPDWKPFLTTIDSGKTGEDFTMVDLLRFAGVA; this is translated from the coding sequence ATGTCGCCAGAAGATCCCACTCCTCCTACGGGCGGCTGCCCTTACTCCCATGGCAGCACGGCTGGAACCCCGCCGCCCCGCGGTTGTGCCTCCCGCCGTCACGGCTCCTACCCTCATGACATCGTCCCTCCCCGTTCCAAGTATTTCGACTCCGGTCGCTTCGGCCGGATCTTTGGGGAACTCCCGCCCTTCGCCTCGGACACCCCGCAATTGCGCGCCGGCCTGATCGAAATCGGGAAGATCGGCGGGATCATGGATGCCCAGGACAACCTGGCGGATCCGAAGAACCTGATCACCGACGAGAACCTCCAGGTCAACAATCAGAACAATCCGAAGATGACCGCGGGAATGACCTTCCTCGGCCAATTCCTCGATCACGATATGACCTTCGATCCGACCTCCAGCCTCGAGCGCCAAGCGGACCCGGAGCAGATCGCGAACTTCCGCACGCCGACCCTCGCACTGGACAATCTCTACGGTGCCGGACCCGGAGGCAGTCCCCACCTCTATGATCGGACGAAACCCATCAAGTTCCTCGTCGAGCCGATACCGGATTCCGGCACGCCGCTGCGCTACGATATCCCGAGGAATAGCCAGAGCATCGCGCTGATCGGAGACCCGCGGAATGACGAGAACCTCATCGTCTCCCAGCTCCATCTCGCCTTCCTGCGCTTCCACAATGCCGTGGTGGATGACTTCGTCGCCAGCCCCGCCGCCGCCGGGCTCAGCATGGATGAGATCTTCGCGGAGGCCCAGCGGATCGTGCGCTGGCACTACCAATGGATCATCGTCCATGAGTTCCTCCGCCTCACCTGCGGTGCCTCCACCGTGAAGGACATCCTGAAGAACGGCCGGAAGTTCTACGACTGGAATAAGGAACCCTACATCCCGGTGGAGTTCTCCGTGGCCTGCTACCGCTTCGGTCACAGCCAGGTCCGTCCTTCGTATCGCTCGAACTTCACGGGCGCCAGCGATGGCGGCCAGCTCTTCCAGTTCATCTTCAAGGCGACGGAAGACCACAGCAGCCCGGAGAATGACGACCTCTCCGGATCGGCACGTGCCAAGTGGCGCTTCATCGATTGGCGGACCTTCTTCGACTTCAAGGACAGCAATGTCCGCCGGAACAAGAAGATCGACACCAAGCTCTCCACGCCGCTCTTCCAGCTCCCCGGCTCGGTCGTGCCAAATCCCGATCCGCGCACGAATCCCCAGAGCTTGGCCACCCGGAACCTCCTGCGGCACCTGACCTTCTCGCTGCCGTCCGGCCAGAAGATCGCGGCGACCATGAAGGCGAAGCTTCCCTCGCTCACCGTGATGGAGGATTCCGACTTCGAGGAATTGAAGCCCTACGGCATGCACAATCGCACGCCGCTCTGGTACTACATCCTGAAGGAAGCAGAGGTCCAGGAAGCGGGTGAGCACCTCGGCTCCGTCGGCGGCCGCATCGTCGCGGAGGTCTTCATCGGCCTGCTCCAGGGGGACAAGCAGTCCTACCTGAGCCAAGATCCGGATTGGAAACCCTTCCTGACCACCATCGACTCCGGGAAGACCGGGGAGGACTTCACCATGGTGGACCTGCTGCGCTTCGCCGGCGTCGCCTGA
- a CDS encoding 6-phosphofructokinase has translation MRIGILNSGGDCPGLNAVIHGVVGAASQLGWEVIGFKDGFEGLLPPGDYKVLKPQDTLGILKLGGTILGTTNKGHFAAKVGKGDIAEVPADIVAKAKRTMDQLEIRALVIVGGDGSLTTGLQLYREGWPVIGVPKTIDNDLRATAMTFGFDSAVSTVVDGLDRLHTTAESHKRIMVLEVMGRHAGWIALWGGIAGGADVILLPEIPFDTEKVAEFIKNRDSQGHHSTLVVVAEGAHLPDGELATIAENAGGEVRLGGIGDIIARRLESLTGKETRSCTLGHLQRGGAPTALDRILGTRFGVMAVKLAEEGRFGRMVSYQAYHVDSVPIEEAVNQLRLVEPDGEMVKAAKAVGICLGD, from the coding sequence ATGCGCATCGGTATTCTTAACAGCGGGGGCGACTGCCCCGGACTCAATGCAGTGATCCACGGTGTCGTGGGAGCAGCCAGCCAGCTCGGCTGGGAGGTGATCGGATTCAAGGACGGCTTCGAAGGCTTGCTGCCGCCGGGCGACTACAAGGTGCTGAAGCCACAGGATACCCTCGGGATCCTCAAACTGGGCGGAACCATTCTCGGCACCACCAACAAGGGCCACTTCGCCGCCAAGGTCGGCAAGGGCGACATCGCCGAAGTGCCGGCTGATATCGTGGCGAAGGCCAAGCGCACCATGGACCAGCTGGAGATCCGCGCGCTCGTCATCGTCGGCGGCGACGGCTCCCTGACCACCGGCCTGCAGCTTTACCGTGAAGGCTGGCCGGTCATCGGCGTGCCGAAGACCATCGACAACGACCTTCGCGCGACCGCGATGACCTTCGGCTTCGACAGTGCCGTGAGCACGGTGGTCGATGGCCTTGATCGACTGCACACCACGGCGGAGAGCCACAAGCGCATCATGGTGCTGGAAGTGATGGGCCGCCACGCGGGCTGGATCGCCCTCTGGGGTGGCATCGCCGGTGGTGCGGACGTGATCCTGCTTCCGGAAATTCCTTTTGATACCGAGAAGGTGGCGGAGTTCATCAAGAACCGGGATTCCCAAGGTCACCACAGCACGCTCGTGGTGGTGGCGGAAGGTGCGCACCTGCCGGATGGCGAGCTCGCGACCATCGCGGAGAACGCTGGCGGCGAAGTCCGCCTCGGTGGTATCGGTGACATCATCGCCCGCCGCCTCGAGTCGCTCACCGGCAAGGAAACCCGCTCCTGCACCCTCGGTCACCTCCAGCGCGGTGGTGCCCCGACGGCGCTCGACAGGATCCTTGGCACCCGCTTCGGCGTGATGGCCGTGAAGCTGGCCGAGGAAGGCCGCTTCGGCCGCATGGTCAGCTATCAAGCCTACCACGTCGACTCTGTGCCGATCGAGGAAGCCGTGAACCAGCTCCGCCTCGTCGAGCCCGATGGCGAAATGGTCAAGGCCGCCAAGGCCGTGGGCATCTGCCTCGGCGACTGA
- a CDS encoding D-alanyl-D-alanine carboxypeptidase family protein — translation MMRAFFLSILALFSAVASAQQGEAYMVVEANSGKVLMAANSVVQRPVASLTKIATCVIAVDWADATGTDLSQVTATVPPAALAIGGPNPLNLQVGDSMSVRDALYSAMLGSDNIAAMTVANYVGGEMLRARGKTGDPVAAFVGEMNELGKAIGLLKTRFGNPHGLEVGKQRCTSTAADIAKLSIYAMRKPGVTFISRQKERQVTVNGAGGKRGYKIQNTNELIGEPNILGLKTGTTGAAGPCVSVSVERDPLVREKADGEKAVTPRRLIIVVLNNPDRFNRARGFINPGWAAFDRWVAAGAPIENKAKEILDVPNPR, via the coding sequence ATGATGCGCGCGTTTTTCCTATCGATCCTTGCTCTTTTCTCCGCCGTGGCCTCCGCCCAGCAGGGCGAAGCTTATATGGTGGTGGAGGCGAACTCCGGAAAGGTCCTGATGGCGGCGAATTCCGTCGTGCAGCGTCCGGTCGCGAGTCTGACCAAAATTGCCACCTGTGTGATCGCGGTCGATTGGGCGGATGCCACCGGCACCGACCTCAGCCAAGTGACCGCCACCGTGCCACCCGCGGCCCTCGCGATCGGCGGACCGAATCCCCTGAACCTTCAGGTAGGGGACTCCATGAGCGTGCGCGATGCCCTTTACTCCGCGATGCTCGGCTCGGACAACATCGCGGCCATGACCGTGGCCAACTACGTGGGCGGCGAAATGCTGCGCGCCCGCGGCAAGACCGGTGACCCGGTCGCGGCCTTCGTCGGGGAGATGAATGAACTCGGCAAGGCGATCGGCCTGCTGAAGACCCGCTTCGGCAATCCACACGGCTTGGAAGTCGGCAAGCAGCGCTGCACTTCCACCGCCGCGGACATCGCGAAGCTTTCCATCTATGCGATGCGCAAGCCGGGCGTGACCTTCATTTCCCGCCAGAAAGAACGCCAGGTCACCGTGAATGGCGCGGGCGGCAAGCGCGGCTACAAGATCCAGAACACGAACGAACTCATCGGCGAGCCGAACATCCTCGGCCTGAAGACCGGCACGACCGGTGCGGCAGGTCCCTGCGTGAGCGTCTCCGTCGAGCGCGACCCGCTCGTCCGCGAAAAAGCCGACGGCGAAAAAGCTGTCACACCACGGCGCTTGATCATCGTGGTGCTCAATAATCCGGACCGCTTCAACCGCGCCCGAGGCTTCATCAATCCGGGCTGGGCGGCCTTCGACCGATGGGTCGCTGCGGGCGCTCCGATCGAGAATAAAGCCAAGGAAATCTTGGACGTTCCGAACCCGCGCTAA
- a CDS encoding RNA recognition motif domain-containing protein: MSNATPDTRGAGGERRRNRSRGGRGRNRNRTKNGGNDEGSNSNQHNNHNRSQHQGGRQNREDRGPRPPRKEYKPAPLTLWQKILKIFGLYKEPVRPPRPAKKESVRFEEGPPREVKSNTRNARQGEQREPREPREPRERRSPEKTEVGSQRIYLGNLSYDASEEDLKDLFKGVGTVRNVEIVYNRRTHKSKGYGFVDMLNVEEAKRAVEVLHDQFFMGRKLVVSGAKTKEHEDAVKEETVEAAPAAPSAPSAPAAPSNESEPAA; the protein is encoded by the coding sequence ATGTCCAACGCCACACCTGATACCAGAGGCGCCGGAGGAGAACGCCGCAGAAATCGCTCCCGTGGAGGGAGAGGCCGGAATCGCAACCGGACCAAGAACGGCGGCAACGACGAAGGTAGCAACAGCAACCAACACAACAACCACAACCGCTCCCAGCACCAGGGCGGCCGCCAGAACCGCGAAGACCGCGGCCCGCGCCCGCCACGCAAGGAGTACAAGCCCGCTCCGCTGACCCTGTGGCAGAAGATCCTCAAGATCTTCGGCCTCTACAAGGAGCCCGTCCGTCCGCCGCGTCCGGCGAAGAAAGAAAGCGTGAGGTTCGAAGAAGGACCGCCACGCGAAGTGAAGTCGAATACCCGCAACGCCCGCCAAGGTGAACAACGGGAGCCGCGCGAACCGCGTGAACCACGCGAACGCCGCAGCCCCGAGAAGACCGAAGTGGGAAGCCAGCGGATCTACCTCGGCAACCTGTCCTACGATGCCAGCGAAGAAGATCTGAAGGATCTCTTCAAGGGCGTGGGCACCGTCCGTAACGTCGAGATCGTCTACAACCGCCGCACCCACAAGTCGAAGGGCTACGGCTTTGTCGACATGCTGAATGTCGAGGAAGCCAAGCGTGCCGTGGAAGTCCTCCACGACCAGTTCTTCATGGGCCGCAAGCTCGTGGTGAGCGGAGCCAAGACCAAGGAGCACGAAGATGCCGTGAAGGAAGAGACCGTCGAAGCGGCACCTGCTGCCCCTTCCGCGCCGTCTGCTCCTGCCGCGCCCTCCAACGAATCGGAGCCTGCCGCCTGA